One stretch of Zingiber officinale cultivar Zhangliang chromosome 6B, Zo_v1.1, whole genome shotgun sequence DNA includes these proteins:
- the LOC121992730 gene encoding pentatricopeptide repeat-containing protein At2g26790, mitochondrial-like isoform X6 produces the protein MRRLLQLPIVLPNPAAAAPPLRRSIRWANAAVIEDTVFQEVGDKQNLDTAAPRLPACRLSVPFVVCVLRKFRRKPCAALASFKVFENLGFRHTLCTFAELVRILGEADRRNRLVEVFSDRFVVSQGSLDFGVSALFDVLRCNSTSTDTLVVVFGALVKAYTLCGMYKQATEAFCQLPELGFVPSMKLCSYLMNCLAENGNLHMLLQVFDTLEMLGMHPDVYMFTILIKAMCQEGKLDEVLSVLNVMKEVGVQLDQITCQTVLEGMCANERPDLAYLFLEEIASEGVILPLVSYNKVISRLCKKNRVEEAENILEYMKKNGVHADGFSYCCLIQGHCGGGNVVRALDLREEMISKGIRKDHVAVSILIQCFCKRGMASAALHYLNKVRASEIYHDKILYSIGLDIYCKLGKMSEAVNLLDEMESQGIAPDRIHLTNLIKGFCKNCDIINAEKVFAGMMKINVHPDPVTFNILAKGFCKNGFVDKASDLVLYMINHGVQPTERTYHLIIDRLCRENKLEEAEKLFMSLEEKGIGQKSLLPSVMVSAQIELNNTKEACALFIWLSKQGHLVNEIACSKLVSELCNKGDLRTASMVVKTMLDRHITPDKITYCKLIGAYSRVGDMTNAKIWFEDMRKRGVSPDVVVYTTLMNGYCKVNFLHEACQLFREMIERGIPVDVHAFTVILDGHLKANHHLGWLYRDKKECISEMKSKFLILLDSMKEMEIKPDIVCYTVLIDGYFKMECVQAANRLLSEMIARGILPDACTYTALLCGYCHLGQIVMARWNLSPKLFQSVALPSGT, from the exons ATGCGGCGGCTCCTCCAACTTCCAATCGTTCTTCCTAATCCCGCCGCCGCTGCTCCTCCTTTGCGCCGCTCTATCCGTTGGGCTAACGCCGCCGTTATCGAAGACACCGTCTTTCAAGAAGTTGGAGATAAGCAGAACTTGGATACCGCGGCGCCCCGACTTCCTGCTTGCCGCTTGTCCGTTCCTTTTGTCGTCTGCGTCCTGCGCAAGTTCCGCAGGAAACCTTGCGCTGCTCTCGCTTCCTTCAAGGTGTTTGAGAACCTCGGCTTTCGACACACTCTTTGCACTTTTGCTGAACTCGTTCGCattttgggagaagctgatcgtcGGAATCGGTTGGTAGAAGTTTTCTCCGATAGGTTTGTTGTCAGCCAAGGAAGTTTGGATTTTGGGGTCTCTGCCCTCTTTGACGTCCTTCGTTGCAATTCTACTAGCACTGATACGCTCGTTGTGGTCTTCGGTGCGCTTGTTAAGGCATATACTCTCTGCGGCATGTATAAACAGGCCACCGAGGCGTTCTGTCAGCTCCCAGAACTTGGTTTCGTTCCTTCAATGAAGCTTTGTAGTTACCTAATGAATTGCCTCGCAGAAAATGGCAACTTACATATGTTACTGCAGGTGTTTGATACATTGGAGATGCTTGGAATGCATCCGGATGTTTACATGTTCACCATATTGATCAAGGCAATGTGTCAAGAGGGAAAGTTGGATGAGGTGTTGAGTGTCTTGAATGTGATGAAGGAAGTTGGTGTTCAGCTCGATCAAATTACTTGCCAAACGGTTCTAGAAGGAATGTGTGCCAATGAAAGACCTGATTTGGCTTATTTGTTTCTTGAAGAAATTGCGAGTGAGGGTGTAATTTTGCCTCTTGTTTCTTATAACAAAGTGATTAGCAGATTGTGTAAGAAGAATAGAGTTGAAGAAGCAGAAAATATTTTGGAATATATGAAGAAAAATGGAGTGCACGCTGATGGGTTCAGCTATTGCTGTCTCATTCAAGGCCACTGTGGCGGAGGTAATGTAGTGAGAGCATTAGATCTTCGGGAGGAGATGATCTCAAAGGGTATTAGAAAGGATCATGTTGCAGTTAGCATCTTAATTCAATGTTTCTGTAAGAGGGGCATGGCTTCTGCAGCTTTACATTACTTAAACAAAGTTAGAGCATCAGAAATTTACCATGATAAAATTCTTTACAGTATTGGACTAGACATTTATTGTAAGTTGGGAAAGATGAGTGAAGCAGTAAACTTGCTTGATGAGATGGAGAGTCAGGGAATAGCTCCAGATAGAATTCACTTAACAAATTTGATAAAAGGGTTTTGCAAGAATTGTGATATCATCAATGCTGAAAAAGTGTTCGCTGGTATGATGAAGATCAATGTGCATCCTGATCCCGTGACATTCAATATACTTGCTAAAGGTTTTTGTAAAAATGGTTTTGTGGACAAGGCATCTGATCTTGTACTTTATATGATCAACCATGGCGTACAACCTACTGAAAGGACCTATCATTTGATAATTGATAGGCTCTGCAGAGAAAACAAATTAGAGGAAGCAGAAAAGTTATTTATGTCATTAGAAGAAAAGGGGATTGGTCAAAAATCCCTTCTTCCAAGTGTGATGGTCTCAGCTCAGATAGAACTTAATAATACAAAGGAGGCCTGTGCACTTTTTATCTGGCTATCTAAGCAAGGGCATCTTGTAAATGAGATTGCTTGCTCAAAGCTTGTAAGTGAGCTGTGTAATAAGGGAGATTTAAGGACAGCTTCAATGGTGGTTAAGACTATGTTAGATAGGCATATTACCCCAGACAAGATAACCTATTGTAAACTTATTGGAGCTTATTCTCGAGTAGGAGACATGACTAATGCTAAGATTTGGTTTGAGGATATGAGGAAACGAGGAGTGTCACCAGATGTTGTAGTATATACTACACTAATGAATGGATACTGCAAGGTCAATTTCTTGCATGAAGCTTGCCAGTTATTTCGTGAGATGATTGAAAGAGGAATTCCTGTTGATGTACATGCTTTCACAGTCATACTGGATGGCCATCTAAAGGCAAATCATCATCTAGGTTGGCTGTATCGTGACAAGAAAGAATGCATAAGTGAAATGAAATCCaagttcttaattcttttggatagcatgaaggaaatggagatcaaACCAGATATAGTCTGCTATACTGTTTTGATTGATGGTTATTTCAAGATGGAATGTGTTCAGGCTGCTAACAGACTTCTTTCTGAGATGATTGCAAGAGGAATATTACCAGATGCCTGCACATATACTGCTCTTTTATGTGGTTATTGTCACCTCGGTCAAATTG TGATGGCAAGGTGGAACTTGTCACCTAAATTGTTTCAGTCTGTAGCTCTTCCTTCCGGCACTTGA
- the LOC121992730 gene encoding pentatricopeptide repeat-containing protein At2g26790, mitochondrial-like isoform X5 produces MRRLLQLPIVLPNPAAAAPPLRRSIRWANAAVIEDTVFQEVGDKQNLDTAAPRLPACRLSVPFVVCVLRKFRRKPCAALASFKVFENLGFRHTLCTFAELVRILGEADRRNRLVEVFSDRFVVSQGSLDFGVSALFDVLRCNSTSTDTLVVVFGALVKAYTLCGMYKQATEAFCQLPELGFVPSMKLCSYLMNCLAENGNLHMLLQVFDTLEMLGMHPDVYMFTILIKAMCQEGKLDEVLSVLNVMKEVGVQLDQITCQTVLEGMCANERPDLAYLFLEEIASEGVILPLVSYNKVISRLCKKNRVEEAENILEYMKKNGVHADGFSYCCLIQGHCGGGNVVRALDLREEMISKGIRKDHVAVSILIQCFCKRGMASAALHYLNKVRASEIYHDKILYSIGLDIYCKLGKMSEAVNLLDEMESQGIAPDRIHLTNLIKGFCKNCDIINAEKVFAGMMKINVHPDPVTFNILAKGFCKNGFVDKASDLVLYMINHGVQPTERTYHLIIDRLCRENKLEEAEKLFMSLEEKGIGQKSLLPSVMVSAQIELNNTKEACALFIWLSKQGHLVNEIACSKLVSELCNKGDLRTASMVVKTMLDRHITPDKITYCKLIGAYSRVGDMTNAKIWFEDMRKRGVSPDVVVYTTLMNGYCKVNFLHEACQLFREMIERGIPVDVHAFTVILDGHLKANHHLGWLYRDKKECISEMKSKFLILLDSMKEMEIKPDIVCYTVLIDGYFKMECVQAANRLLSEMIARGILPDACTYTALLCGYCHLGQIDGDSYCRLQLSRRPWMCCFKRAQVNIL; encoded by the exons ATGCGGCGGCTCCTCCAACTTCCAATCGTTCTTCCTAATCCCGCCGCCGCTGCTCCTCCTTTGCGCCGCTCTATCCGTTGGGCTAACGCCGCCGTTATCGAAGACACCGTCTTTCAAGAAGTTGGAGATAAGCAGAACTTGGATACCGCGGCGCCCCGACTTCCTGCTTGCCGCTTGTCCGTTCCTTTTGTCGTCTGCGTCCTGCGCAAGTTCCGCAGGAAACCTTGCGCTGCTCTCGCTTCCTTCAAGGTGTTTGAGAACCTCGGCTTTCGACACACTCTTTGCACTTTTGCTGAACTCGTTCGCattttgggagaagctgatcgtcGGAATCGGTTGGTAGAAGTTTTCTCCGATAGGTTTGTTGTCAGCCAAGGAAGTTTGGATTTTGGGGTCTCTGCCCTCTTTGACGTCCTTCGTTGCAATTCTACTAGCACTGATACGCTCGTTGTGGTCTTCGGTGCGCTTGTTAAGGCATATACTCTCTGCGGCATGTATAAACAGGCCACCGAGGCGTTCTGTCAGCTCCCAGAACTTGGTTTCGTTCCTTCAATGAAGCTTTGTAGTTACCTAATGAATTGCCTCGCAGAAAATGGCAACTTACATATGTTACTGCAGGTGTTTGATACATTGGAGATGCTTGGAATGCATCCGGATGTTTACATGTTCACCATATTGATCAAGGCAATGTGTCAAGAGGGAAAGTTGGATGAGGTGTTGAGTGTCTTGAATGTGATGAAGGAAGTTGGTGTTCAGCTCGATCAAATTACTTGCCAAACGGTTCTAGAAGGAATGTGTGCCAATGAAAGACCTGATTTGGCTTATTTGTTTCTTGAAGAAATTGCGAGTGAGGGTGTAATTTTGCCTCTTGTTTCTTATAACAAAGTGATTAGCAGATTGTGTAAGAAGAATAGAGTTGAAGAAGCAGAAAATATTTTGGAATATATGAAGAAAAATGGAGTGCACGCTGATGGGTTCAGCTATTGCTGTCTCATTCAAGGCCACTGTGGCGGAGGTAATGTAGTGAGAGCATTAGATCTTCGGGAGGAGATGATCTCAAAGGGTATTAGAAAGGATCATGTTGCAGTTAGCATCTTAATTCAATGTTTCTGTAAGAGGGGCATGGCTTCTGCAGCTTTACATTACTTAAACAAAGTTAGAGCATCAGAAATTTACCATGATAAAATTCTTTACAGTATTGGACTAGACATTTATTGTAAGTTGGGAAAGATGAGTGAAGCAGTAAACTTGCTTGATGAGATGGAGAGTCAGGGAATAGCTCCAGATAGAATTCACTTAACAAATTTGATAAAAGGGTTTTGCAAGAATTGTGATATCATCAATGCTGAAAAAGTGTTCGCTGGTATGATGAAGATCAATGTGCATCCTGATCCCGTGACATTCAATATACTTGCTAAAGGTTTTTGTAAAAATGGTTTTGTGGACAAGGCATCTGATCTTGTACTTTATATGATCAACCATGGCGTACAACCTACTGAAAGGACCTATCATTTGATAATTGATAGGCTCTGCAGAGAAAACAAATTAGAGGAAGCAGAAAAGTTATTTATGTCATTAGAAGAAAAGGGGATTGGTCAAAAATCCCTTCTTCCAAGTGTGATGGTCTCAGCTCAGATAGAACTTAATAATACAAAGGAGGCCTGTGCACTTTTTATCTGGCTATCTAAGCAAGGGCATCTTGTAAATGAGATTGCTTGCTCAAAGCTTGTAAGTGAGCTGTGTAATAAGGGAGATTTAAGGACAGCTTCAATGGTGGTTAAGACTATGTTAGATAGGCATATTACCCCAGACAAGATAACCTATTGTAAACTTATTGGAGCTTATTCTCGAGTAGGAGACATGACTAATGCTAAGATTTGGTTTGAGGATATGAGGAAACGAGGAGTGTCACCAGATGTTGTAGTATATACTACACTAATGAATGGATACTGCAAGGTCAATTTCTTGCATGAAGCTTGCCAGTTATTTCGTGAGATGATTGAAAGAGGAATTCCTGTTGATGTACATGCTTTCACAGTCATACTGGATGGCCATCTAAAGGCAAATCATCATCTAGGTTGGCTGTATCGTGACAAGAAAGAATGCATAAGTGAAATGAAATCCaagttcttaattcttttggatagcatgaaggaaatggagatcaaACCAGATATAGTCTGCTATACTGTTTTGATTGATGGTTATTTCAAGATGGAATGTGTTCAGGCTGCTAACAGACTTCTTTCTGAGATGATTGCAAGAGGAATATTACCAGATGCCTGCACATATACTGCTCTTTTATGTGGTTATTGTCACCTCGGTCAAATTG ATGGCGATAGCTATTGCAGGTTACAATTATCTCGGAGGCCATGGATGTGCTGCTTTAAAAGAGCACAG GTGAATATTTTATAG
- the LOC121992730 gene encoding pentatricopeptide repeat-containing protein At2g26790, mitochondrial-like isoform X4 — MRRLLQLPIVLPNPAAAAPPLRRSIRWANAAVIEDTVFQEVGDKQNLDTAAPRLPACRLSVPFVVCVLRKFRRKPCAALASFKVFENLGFRHTLCTFAELVRILGEADRRNRLVEVFSDRFVVSQGSLDFGVSALFDVLRCNSTSTDTLVVVFGALVKAYTLCGMYKQATEAFCQLPELGFVPSMKLCSYLMNCLAENGNLHMLLQVFDTLEMLGMHPDVYMFTILIKAMCQEGKLDEVLSVLNVMKEVGVQLDQITCQTVLEGMCANERPDLAYLFLEEIASEGVILPLVSYNKVISRLCKKNRVEEAENILEYMKKNGVHADGFSYCCLIQGHCGGGNVVRALDLREEMISKGIRKDHVAVSILIQCFCKRGMASAALHYLNKVRASEIYHDKILYSIGLDIYCKLGKMSEAVNLLDEMESQGIAPDRIHLTNLIKGFCKNCDIINAEKVFAGMMKINVHPDPVTFNILAKGFCKNGFVDKASDLVLYMINHGVQPTERTYHLIIDRLCRENKLEEAEKLFMSLEEKGIGQKSLLPSVMVSAQIELNNTKEACALFIWLSKQGHLVNEIACSKLVSELCNKGDLRTASMVVKTMLDRHITPDKITYCKLIGAYSRVGDMTNAKIWFEDMRKRGVSPDVVVYTTLMNGYCKVNFLHEACQLFREMIERGIPVDVHAFTVILDGHLKANHHLGWLYRDKKECISEMKSKFLILLDSMKEMEIKPDIVCYTVLIDGYFKMECVQAANRLLSEMIARGILPDACTYTALLCGYCHLGQIDGDSYCRLQLSRRPWMCCFKRAQVIHM, encoded by the exons ATGCGGCGGCTCCTCCAACTTCCAATCGTTCTTCCTAATCCCGCCGCCGCTGCTCCTCCTTTGCGCCGCTCTATCCGTTGGGCTAACGCCGCCGTTATCGAAGACACCGTCTTTCAAGAAGTTGGAGATAAGCAGAACTTGGATACCGCGGCGCCCCGACTTCCTGCTTGCCGCTTGTCCGTTCCTTTTGTCGTCTGCGTCCTGCGCAAGTTCCGCAGGAAACCTTGCGCTGCTCTCGCTTCCTTCAAGGTGTTTGAGAACCTCGGCTTTCGACACACTCTTTGCACTTTTGCTGAACTCGTTCGCattttgggagaagctgatcgtcGGAATCGGTTGGTAGAAGTTTTCTCCGATAGGTTTGTTGTCAGCCAAGGAAGTTTGGATTTTGGGGTCTCTGCCCTCTTTGACGTCCTTCGTTGCAATTCTACTAGCACTGATACGCTCGTTGTGGTCTTCGGTGCGCTTGTTAAGGCATATACTCTCTGCGGCATGTATAAACAGGCCACCGAGGCGTTCTGTCAGCTCCCAGAACTTGGTTTCGTTCCTTCAATGAAGCTTTGTAGTTACCTAATGAATTGCCTCGCAGAAAATGGCAACTTACATATGTTACTGCAGGTGTTTGATACATTGGAGATGCTTGGAATGCATCCGGATGTTTACATGTTCACCATATTGATCAAGGCAATGTGTCAAGAGGGAAAGTTGGATGAGGTGTTGAGTGTCTTGAATGTGATGAAGGAAGTTGGTGTTCAGCTCGATCAAATTACTTGCCAAACGGTTCTAGAAGGAATGTGTGCCAATGAAAGACCTGATTTGGCTTATTTGTTTCTTGAAGAAATTGCGAGTGAGGGTGTAATTTTGCCTCTTGTTTCTTATAACAAAGTGATTAGCAGATTGTGTAAGAAGAATAGAGTTGAAGAAGCAGAAAATATTTTGGAATATATGAAGAAAAATGGAGTGCACGCTGATGGGTTCAGCTATTGCTGTCTCATTCAAGGCCACTGTGGCGGAGGTAATGTAGTGAGAGCATTAGATCTTCGGGAGGAGATGATCTCAAAGGGTATTAGAAAGGATCATGTTGCAGTTAGCATCTTAATTCAATGTTTCTGTAAGAGGGGCATGGCTTCTGCAGCTTTACATTACTTAAACAAAGTTAGAGCATCAGAAATTTACCATGATAAAATTCTTTACAGTATTGGACTAGACATTTATTGTAAGTTGGGAAAGATGAGTGAAGCAGTAAACTTGCTTGATGAGATGGAGAGTCAGGGAATAGCTCCAGATAGAATTCACTTAACAAATTTGATAAAAGGGTTTTGCAAGAATTGTGATATCATCAATGCTGAAAAAGTGTTCGCTGGTATGATGAAGATCAATGTGCATCCTGATCCCGTGACATTCAATATACTTGCTAAAGGTTTTTGTAAAAATGGTTTTGTGGACAAGGCATCTGATCTTGTACTTTATATGATCAACCATGGCGTACAACCTACTGAAAGGACCTATCATTTGATAATTGATAGGCTCTGCAGAGAAAACAAATTAGAGGAAGCAGAAAAGTTATTTATGTCATTAGAAGAAAAGGGGATTGGTCAAAAATCCCTTCTTCCAAGTGTGATGGTCTCAGCTCAGATAGAACTTAATAATACAAAGGAGGCCTGTGCACTTTTTATCTGGCTATCTAAGCAAGGGCATCTTGTAAATGAGATTGCTTGCTCAAAGCTTGTAAGTGAGCTGTGTAATAAGGGAGATTTAAGGACAGCTTCAATGGTGGTTAAGACTATGTTAGATAGGCATATTACCCCAGACAAGATAACCTATTGTAAACTTATTGGAGCTTATTCTCGAGTAGGAGACATGACTAATGCTAAGATTTGGTTTGAGGATATGAGGAAACGAGGAGTGTCACCAGATGTTGTAGTATATACTACACTAATGAATGGATACTGCAAGGTCAATTTCTTGCATGAAGCTTGCCAGTTATTTCGTGAGATGATTGAAAGAGGAATTCCTGTTGATGTACATGCTTTCACAGTCATACTGGATGGCCATCTAAAGGCAAATCATCATCTAGGTTGGCTGTATCGTGACAAGAAAGAATGCATAAGTGAAATGAAATCCaagttcttaattcttttggatagcatgaaggaaatggagatcaaACCAGATATAGTCTGCTATACTGTTTTGATTGATGGTTATTTCAAGATGGAATGTGTTCAGGCTGCTAACAGACTTCTTTCTGAGATGATTGCAAGAGGAATATTACCAGATGCCTGCACATATACTGCTCTTTTATGTGGTTATTGTCACCTCGGTCAAATTG ATGGCGATAGCTATTGCAGGTTACAATTATCTCGGAGGCCATGGATGTGCTGCTTTAAAAGAGCACAGGTCATACACAT GTGA
- the LOC121992730 gene encoding pentatricopeptide repeat-containing protein At2g26790, mitochondrial-like isoform X3, whose translation MRRLLQLPIVLPNPAAAAPPLRRSIRWANAAVIEDTVFQEVGDKQNLDTAAPRLPACRLSVPFVVCVLRKFRRKPCAALASFKVFENLGFRHTLCTFAELVRILGEADRRNRLVEVFSDRFVVSQGSLDFGVSALFDVLRCNSTSTDTLVVVFGALVKAYTLCGMYKQATEAFCQLPELGFVPSMKLCSYLMNCLAENGNLHMLLQVFDTLEMLGMHPDVYMFTILIKAMCQEGKLDEVLSVLNVMKEVGVQLDQITCQTVLEGMCANERPDLAYLFLEEIASEGVILPLVSYNKVISRLCKKNRVEEAENILEYMKKNGVHADGFSYCCLIQGHCGGGNVVRALDLREEMISKGIRKDHVAVSILIQCFCKRGMASAALHYLNKVRASEIYHDKILYSIGLDIYCKLGKMSEAVNLLDEMESQGIAPDRIHLTNLIKGFCKNCDIINAEKVFAGMMKINVHPDPVTFNILAKGFCKNGFVDKASDLVLYMINHGVQPTERTYHLIIDRLCRENKLEEAEKLFMSLEEKGIGQKSLLPSVMVSAQIELNNTKEACALFIWLSKQGHLVNEIACSKLVSELCNKGDLRTASMVVKTMLDRHITPDKITYCKLIGAYSRVGDMTNAKIWFEDMRKRGVSPDVVVYTTLMNGYCKVNFLHEACQLFREMIERGIPVDVHAFTVILDGHLKANHHLGWLYRDKKECISEMKSKFLILLDSMKEMEIKPDIVCYTVLIDGYFKMECVQAANRLLSEMIARGILPDACTYTALLCGYCHLGQIDGDSYCRLQLSRRPWMCCFKRAQVIHMSSA comes from the exons ATGCGGCGGCTCCTCCAACTTCCAATCGTTCTTCCTAATCCCGCCGCCGCTGCTCCTCCTTTGCGCCGCTCTATCCGTTGGGCTAACGCCGCCGTTATCGAAGACACCGTCTTTCAAGAAGTTGGAGATAAGCAGAACTTGGATACCGCGGCGCCCCGACTTCCTGCTTGCCGCTTGTCCGTTCCTTTTGTCGTCTGCGTCCTGCGCAAGTTCCGCAGGAAACCTTGCGCTGCTCTCGCTTCCTTCAAGGTGTTTGAGAACCTCGGCTTTCGACACACTCTTTGCACTTTTGCTGAACTCGTTCGCattttgggagaagctgatcgtcGGAATCGGTTGGTAGAAGTTTTCTCCGATAGGTTTGTTGTCAGCCAAGGAAGTTTGGATTTTGGGGTCTCTGCCCTCTTTGACGTCCTTCGTTGCAATTCTACTAGCACTGATACGCTCGTTGTGGTCTTCGGTGCGCTTGTTAAGGCATATACTCTCTGCGGCATGTATAAACAGGCCACCGAGGCGTTCTGTCAGCTCCCAGAACTTGGTTTCGTTCCTTCAATGAAGCTTTGTAGTTACCTAATGAATTGCCTCGCAGAAAATGGCAACTTACATATGTTACTGCAGGTGTTTGATACATTGGAGATGCTTGGAATGCATCCGGATGTTTACATGTTCACCATATTGATCAAGGCAATGTGTCAAGAGGGAAAGTTGGATGAGGTGTTGAGTGTCTTGAATGTGATGAAGGAAGTTGGTGTTCAGCTCGATCAAATTACTTGCCAAACGGTTCTAGAAGGAATGTGTGCCAATGAAAGACCTGATTTGGCTTATTTGTTTCTTGAAGAAATTGCGAGTGAGGGTGTAATTTTGCCTCTTGTTTCTTATAACAAAGTGATTAGCAGATTGTGTAAGAAGAATAGAGTTGAAGAAGCAGAAAATATTTTGGAATATATGAAGAAAAATGGAGTGCACGCTGATGGGTTCAGCTATTGCTGTCTCATTCAAGGCCACTGTGGCGGAGGTAATGTAGTGAGAGCATTAGATCTTCGGGAGGAGATGATCTCAAAGGGTATTAGAAAGGATCATGTTGCAGTTAGCATCTTAATTCAATGTTTCTGTAAGAGGGGCATGGCTTCTGCAGCTTTACATTACTTAAACAAAGTTAGAGCATCAGAAATTTACCATGATAAAATTCTTTACAGTATTGGACTAGACATTTATTGTAAGTTGGGAAAGATGAGTGAAGCAGTAAACTTGCTTGATGAGATGGAGAGTCAGGGAATAGCTCCAGATAGAATTCACTTAACAAATTTGATAAAAGGGTTTTGCAAGAATTGTGATATCATCAATGCTGAAAAAGTGTTCGCTGGTATGATGAAGATCAATGTGCATCCTGATCCCGTGACATTCAATATACTTGCTAAAGGTTTTTGTAAAAATGGTTTTGTGGACAAGGCATCTGATCTTGTACTTTATATGATCAACCATGGCGTACAACCTACTGAAAGGACCTATCATTTGATAATTGATAGGCTCTGCAGAGAAAACAAATTAGAGGAAGCAGAAAAGTTATTTATGTCATTAGAAGAAAAGGGGATTGGTCAAAAATCCCTTCTTCCAAGTGTGATGGTCTCAGCTCAGATAGAACTTAATAATACAAAGGAGGCCTGTGCACTTTTTATCTGGCTATCTAAGCAAGGGCATCTTGTAAATGAGATTGCTTGCTCAAAGCTTGTAAGTGAGCTGTGTAATAAGGGAGATTTAAGGACAGCTTCAATGGTGGTTAAGACTATGTTAGATAGGCATATTACCCCAGACAAGATAACCTATTGTAAACTTATTGGAGCTTATTCTCGAGTAGGAGACATGACTAATGCTAAGATTTGGTTTGAGGATATGAGGAAACGAGGAGTGTCACCAGATGTTGTAGTATATACTACACTAATGAATGGATACTGCAAGGTCAATTTCTTGCATGAAGCTTGCCAGTTATTTCGTGAGATGATTGAAAGAGGAATTCCTGTTGATGTACATGCTTTCACAGTCATACTGGATGGCCATCTAAAGGCAAATCATCATCTAGGTTGGCTGTATCGTGACAAGAAAGAATGCATAAGTGAAATGAAATCCaagttcttaattcttttggatagcatgaaggaaatggagatcaaACCAGATATAGTCTGCTATACTGTTTTGATTGATGGTTATTTCAAGATGGAATGTGTTCAGGCTGCTAACAGACTTCTTTCTGAGATGATTGCAAGAGGAATATTACCAGATGCCTGCACATATACTGCTCTTTTATGTGGTTATTGTCACCTCGGTCAAATTG ATGGCGATAGCTATTGCAGGTTACAATTATCTCGGAGGCCATGGATGTGCTGCTTTAAAAGAGCACAGGTCATACACAT GTCTTCAGCTTAA